From the Paraburkholderia sp. PREW-6R genome, one window contains:
- a CDS encoding DNA polymerase III subunit delta', producing MIFPWQADDWNRLQQLRGHWPHALLLHGQAGIGKLRFAQHLAQGLLCEAQQANGEPCGACVACTWFSQGNHPDYRIVVPEALAAEAGLANGADEKAEKADGEEGKKTRTPSKEIRIEQIRGLLDFVGVGSHRGGARVVVLYPAEALNIAAANALLKTLEEPPAGVVFLMVSARIDRLLPTIISRCRQWPMSTPAQDIATRWLAAQRVEQPAALLAEAGGAPLTALALASDDNRALRDWTLKQLAAGPACDAFACGEALQKLPVPLVLGWLQRWMYDLLAQRTAGAPRYFPQASAALTRCASQADASAFARFMRTITRQRAVENHPLNARLVFEELFIGYRELFS from the coding sequence ATGATTTTTCCGTGGCAAGCCGACGACTGGAACCGCCTGCAGCAGTTGCGCGGCCACTGGCCGCACGCATTGCTGCTGCATGGCCAGGCGGGCATCGGCAAGCTGCGCTTCGCGCAGCATCTCGCGCAAGGCTTGTTATGCGAAGCGCAGCAGGCCAATGGCGAGCCCTGCGGCGCGTGTGTCGCGTGCACGTGGTTTTCGCAGGGCAACCATCCTGATTACCGGATCGTCGTGCCCGAAGCGCTCGCCGCCGAAGCCGGACTCGCAAACGGCGCGGACGAAAAAGCCGAGAAAGCCGACGGCGAGGAAGGCAAAAAGACCCGCACGCCAAGCAAGGAAATCCGGATCGAACAGATTCGGGGTCTGCTTGACTTCGTCGGCGTAGGTTCGCATCGGGGCGGCGCGCGCGTGGTCGTGTTGTATCCGGCCGAGGCGCTGAATATCGCCGCGGCCAACGCGCTTCTGAAAACACTGGAGGAGCCGCCCGCGGGCGTGGTATTCCTGATGGTGTCGGCGCGCATCGATCGCCTGCTGCCTACGATCATCAGCCGCTGCCGCCAGTGGCCGATGAGCACGCCCGCGCAGGACATCGCGACCAGGTGGCTGGCGGCGCAACGCGTCGAACAGCCGGCCGCGCTGCTTGCCGAGGCCGGGGGCGCACCGCTCACGGCGCTGGCGCTCGCGAGCGACGACAATCGCGCGTTGCGCGACTGGACGCTCAAGCAACTCGCGGCCGGGCCGGCGTGCGACGCGTTCGCATGCGGGGAGGCGCTGCAGAAGTTGCCGGTGCCGCTCGTGCTGGGGTGGCTGCAGCGCTGGATGTACGACCTGCTGGCGCAACGTACGGCCGGCGCGCCGCGCTATTTTCCGCAGGCGTCCGCGGCGTTGACACGGTGTGCGTCGCAAGCGGACGCCAGTGCGTTCGCGCGCTTCATGCGCACGATCACGCGTCAGCGCGCGGTCGAAAATCATCCGCTCAATGCGCGGCTGGTGTTCGAAGAACTGTTTATCGGCTACCGCGAGTTGTTCTCCTGA
- a CDS encoding Rap1a/Tai family immunity protein, with translation MLRALIFASALAAPLSAFAFTGGDLNKLCTKTDVASRSACAAYIEGAADGIFNTIDAIGGTTGPRVGQYFCLPQDARSSLLTDAVRKYIAENPDAAGYNASTAISLGLGKAFPCKSGS, from the coding sequence ATGCTGCGGGCTTTGATTTTCGCCAGCGCGCTTGCCGCACCTCTGTCGGCATTCGCGTTTACGGGAGGCGACCTCAACAAGCTGTGCACCAAGACCGACGTGGCATCGCGAAGCGCGTGCGCCGCGTACATCGAAGGCGCGGCTGACGGCATCTTCAATACCATTGACGCCATTGGCGGCACCACCGGTCCGCGCGTCGGCCAGTACTTCTGTCTGCCGCAAGACGCACGTTCGTCGTTGCTGACCGACGCGGTGCGCAAATACATCGCCGAAAATCCCGATGCGGCAGGCTACAACGCCAGCACGGCAATTTCACTAGGACTGGGCAAGGCGTTTCCCTGCAAGAGCGGAAGCTGA
- a CDS encoding mechanosensitive ion channel domain-containing protein produces MLTLDDLSRIAEAPMHAWPGALFVSVIATLLALGVHRVGARIVMRIARPYPLMSVVLRYIDKPSQFVLVVLALEAVWWEAPDTLNFVTPLRDVAGIALIGGITWLSVRSAAAIGEAIIQAHPLDTADNLHARRIHTQARVLARSVMLVIVVIGVGGALMTFPNVRQIGASLLASAGVAGLVAGIAARPVLGNLIAGLQIALSQPIRLDDVVVIEGEWGRIEEITGTYVSVRLWDQRRLIVPLQWFIENPFSNWTRSSSQIIGTVFLYVDYRMPMAPLREELARLVESAPEWDGRVQVLQVTDGTERSMQLRALVSSLDSGLNWDLRCRVREGLLGFIQQHYPQYLPRARAEVSAELENGKGQPLDWVPRSMKTPAGSTAAHTEADPVATRAGRPPVSERAPREKENA; encoded by the coding sequence ATGCTCACTCTCGACGACCTCAGCCGTATCGCCGAAGCGCCCATGCATGCGTGGCCGGGCGCGCTGTTCGTCTCCGTCATTGCCACGCTGCTGGCGCTGGGCGTTCACCGTGTCGGCGCGCGCATCGTCATGCGTATCGCGCGGCCTTACCCGTTGATGAGCGTCGTGCTGCGCTATATCGACAAACCATCGCAATTCGTGCTGGTCGTGCTCGCGCTCGAAGCCGTCTGGTGGGAAGCGCCTGACACGCTGAACTTCGTCACGCCGTTGCGCGACGTGGCGGGCATCGCGCTGATCGGCGGAATCACGTGGCTTTCCGTGCGCTCGGCGGCGGCGATCGGCGAAGCGATCATTCAGGCCCATCCGCTCGACACCGCCGACAACCTGCACGCGCGCCGCATCCATACGCAGGCGAGAGTGCTCGCGCGCTCGGTGATGCTCGTGATCGTGGTGATCGGCGTCGGCGGGGCGCTCATGACGTTTCCGAACGTGCGGCAGATCGGCGCGAGTCTGCTTGCGTCGGCGGGCGTCGCCGGTCTGGTCGCCGGTATCGCCGCGCGGCCGGTGCTCGGCAATCTGATCGCCGGTCTGCAAATCGCGTTGTCACAGCCCATCCGTCTCGACGACGTGGTCGTGATCGAGGGCGAGTGGGGGCGCATCGAGGAAATCACGGGCACTTATGTGTCGGTGCGTCTGTGGGACCAGCGGCGGCTCATCGTGCCGCTGCAATGGTTCATCGAAAACCCGTTTTCCAACTGGACGCGCAGCAGTTCGCAGATCATCGGCACAGTATTCCTGTACGTCGATTACCGGATGCCGATGGCGCCGCTGCGCGAAGAACTGGCGCGGCTCGTGGAGAGCGCGCCCGAATGGGATGGACGTGTGCAGGTGCTGCAGGTCACGGACGGCACCGAGCGTTCGATGCAGTTGCGCGCACTCGTCAGCTCGCTCGACTCCGGCCTTAACTGGGACCTGCGCTGCCGTGTGCGCGAAGGCTTGCTCGGCTTCATCCAGCAGCATTATCCGCAGTACCTGCCGCGAGCGCGCGCCGAGGTGTCGGCGGAACTGGAAAACGGCAAAGGACAGCCGCTCGACTGGGTGCCGCGCAGCATGAAGACACCCGCCGGCAGCACCGCCGCGCACACGGAAGCCGATCCGGTCGCGACGCGCGCGGGCCGTCCGCCTGTCAGCGAGAGGGCACCGCGGGAAAAGGAAAACGCGTAG
- a CDS encoding folate-binding protein, whose protein sequence is MNTPLAPASGTPSVASSTPVGAAPGAAVAAFELPALPRPSAAEFDAVLEHGAYMPLAQFGVIDATGDDAASFLHGQLTNDTQHLDAANARLAGYCSAKGRLLASFLTWRSGDTIHLLVSKDVQAAVQKRLSMFILRAKAKLADATGETAVIGLAGDVRHALSGVFDALPDGVHVKVDGEAGSLIRVPDALDRLRYLWVGPKAQIEAQLSRIDGKLKRVSPAVWDWLDIRAGEPRITQPVAEQFVPQMVNFDVLGAVNFRKGCYPGQEVVARSQYRGTIKRRTSLANVAGELDTVKPGAELFHSDDPGQPCGMVVNAACAQAGGVDLLVEIKLAALENGSVHLGTADGPALTFIPLPYGLPAEV, encoded by the coding sequence ATGAACACACCGCTCGCTCCCGCTTCAGGCACGCCGTCAGTCGCTTCTTCCACGCCCGTTGGCGCAGCCCCGGGCGCTGCTGTCGCGGCATTCGAGTTGCCCGCGCTGCCGCGCCCGTCAGCCGCTGAATTCGACGCGGTGCTCGAGCACGGTGCGTATATGCCGCTCGCGCAATTCGGCGTGATCGACGCCACCGGCGACGACGCCGCGAGCTTCCTGCACGGCCAGCTGACCAACGACACCCAGCACCTGGACGCGGCGAATGCCCGTCTTGCCGGCTACTGCTCCGCGAAAGGCCGCCTGCTGGCGTCGTTCCTGACGTGGCGCAGCGGCGACACGATCCATCTTCTGGTGTCGAAAGACGTGCAGGCCGCGGTCCAGAAACGGCTGTCCATGTTCATACTGCGCGCGAAGGCGAAGCTCGCGGACGCCACTGGCGAAACCGCCGTGATCGGTCTTGCCGGCGACGTGCGCCATGCGCTGTCCGGCGTGTTCGATGCGCTGCCGGACGGGGTGCACGTGAAGGTGGACGGTGAGGCAGGCTCGCTGATCCGCGTGCCGGACGCGCTCGACCGGCTGCGCTATCTTTGGGTGGGTCCAAAGGCGCAGATCGAAGCGCAATTGTCGCGCATCGATGGCAAGCTCAAACGTGTGTCGCCGGCGGTGTGGGACTGGCTCGATATCCGCGCAGGCGAGCCGCGCATCACACAGCCGGTGGCCGAACAGTTCGTGCCGCAAATGGTCAATTTCGACGTGCTCGGCGCGGTCAATTTCCGCAAGGGCTGCTATCCCGGCCAGGAAGTGGTCGCGCGTAGCCAGTACCGCGGCACGATCAAGCGGCGCACGTCACTGGCGAACGTCGCCGGCGAACTCGACACGGTAAAGCCGGGCGCCGAACTGTTTCATTCAGACGACCCGGGCCAGCCGTGCGGCATGGTCGTCAATGCGGCGTGCGCGCAAGCGGGTGGCGTCGATCTGCTGGTCGAGATCAAGCTCGCGGCGCTCGAAAATGGCTCAGTGCATCTGGGCACCGCAGACGGCCCGGCACTGACTTTTATCCCATTGCCCTACGGTCTGCCGGCCGAGGTTTGA
- the mltG gene encoding endolytic transglycosylase MltG, translating into MSLLKKCLIAGSILVVLGAAAIGGGYHWANSPLELNPAQLDVTVKPHSSLRSVTLQLNRGGVPVEPELFVIMTRLLGLQSDLKSGNYEFKTGVTPYEVLQKIARGDVNEYVATIIEGWTFKRMRAELDANPALRHDTAGMSDADLMTAIGAPEASIGNGEGLFFPDTYLFDKNTSDLDVYRRAYHLMRERLDEAWLARSPNLPYKTPYDALTMASIIEKETGRKSDRPMVAAVFANRLRAGMPLQTDPTVIYGMGDSYAGHIRKKDLQTDTPYNTYTRMGLPPTPISLPGVASLQAAMNPAQSTALYFVSRGDGSSIFSDTLGEHNKAVDKYIRGQ; encoded by the coding sequence ATGTCCCTCCTGAAGAAATGTTTGATCGCCGGCTCGATTCTCGTCGTGCTGGGCGCAGCTGCGATTGGCGGCGGATATCACTGGGCGAATAGCCCGCTCGAACTGAATCCGGCGCAACTCGATGTCACGGTCAAGCCGCATAGCAGCCTGCGCAGTGTCACGCTGCAACTGAATCGCGGCGGTGTGCCGGTCGAACCGGAATTGTTCGTGATCATGACGCGGCTTCTGGGACTGCAAAGCGACCTCAAATCGGGCAACTACGAATTCAAGACCGGCGTGACGCCGTACGAAGTGTTGCAGAAAATCGCACGCGGCGACGTCAACGAGTACGTGGCGACTATCATTGAAGGCTGGACCTTCAAGCGCATGCGCGCCGAGCTGGACGCCAATCCTGCGCTCAGGCACGACACGGCCGGCATGAGCGACGCCGACCTGATGACGGCGATCGGCGCGCCGGAGGCGTCGATCGGCAATGGCGAAGGGCTGTTTTTCCCGGACACTTATCTGTTTGACAAGAACACCAGCGATCTGGACGTGTATCGGCGCGCTTACCATCTGATGCGCGAGCGTCTGGACGAAGCATGGCTCGCCCGGTCGCCGAACCTGCCGTACAAGACGCCGTACGATGCGCTGACCATGGCGTCGATCATCGAAAAGGAAACCGGCAGGAAGTCGGACCGGCCGATGGTGGCTGCCGTGTTCGCCAACCGGCTGCGGGCTGGCATGCCGCTGCAGACCGACCCCACCGTGATCTACGGAATGGGCGACAGCTATGCCGGGCACATCAGAAAGAAAGATCTGCAAACGGACACTCCCTACAATACCTACACCCGGATGGGTTTGCCGCCAACGCCCATCTCGCTGCCGGGGGTCGCGTCGCTTCAGGCCGCGATGAATCCGGCGCAATCCACTGCGTTGTATTTTGTGTCGCGCGGCGACGGCAGCAGTATTTTTTCTGACACCCTCGGCGAACACAACAAGGCCGTGGACAAATACATTCGAGGGCAATGA
- the otsA gene encoding alpha,alpha-trehalose-phosphate synthase (UDP-forming): MGRLIVVSNRVATPTETKGSAGGLAVGVFGALKDAGGVWFGWSGDVVSETVANAGPTLEQDGAVTFATVGLTRKDYDQYYRGFSNATLWPVFHYRNDLARYEREEYAGYRRVNAWLAHKLIKLLEPDDVIWIHDYHLIPFAEALRNEGITNRIGFFLHIPFPAPQILLNIPPHEELVKSLSCYDLLGFQTVTDQQAFHDYVVRHARGTVTDGNHVEAFGRKLRTGVYRIGVFPDEIAEQAKRYESRQHVLELKQSLEGRKLIMSVDRLDYSKGLVERFRAFEHLLERSPEWRGNVTLVQIAPPTRSDVATYQKIRQDLEYEAGRINGRYSGLDYTPIRYLNQQYDRWKLMSLFRESQIGFVTPLHDGMNLVAKEYVAAQNPDDPGVLVLSIFAGAAQELTGALLVNPHDAIGMCEALQRALQMPLDARQRRHEINMAALRQNDLGVWRDTFLHDLRSVPVQKPGKGGGHK, translated from the coding sequence ATGGGCCGACTGATCGTCGTGTCGAATCGCGTCGCAACACCGACGGAAACCAAAGGATCGGCGGGCGGCCTCGCGGTCGGCGTGTTCGGTGCGCTGAAAGACGCGGGAGGCGTCTGGTTCGGCTGGAGCGGCGACGTGGTGAGTGAAACCGTTGCGAATGCGGGCCCCACGCTCGAACAGGACGGCGCGGTGACCTTTGCGACCGTCGGTCTCACGCGCAAGGACTACGACCAGTACTACCGGGGCTTCTCCAACGCCACGCTGTGGCCGGTGTTCCACTATCGCAACGACCTCGCCCGTTACGAGCGCGAAGAATATGCGGGCTACCGCCGGGTGAACGCCTGGCTCGCGCACAAGCTGATCAAGCTGCTCGAACCCGACGACGTGATCTGGATTCACGACTACCATCTGATCCCGTTCGCCGAAGCGCTGCGCAACGAGGGGATCACGAACCGGATCGGCTTTTTCCTGCACATTCCGTTTCCCGCGCCGCAAATCCTGCTGAACATTCCGCCGCACGAAGAGCTGGTGAAGTCGCTATCGTGCTACGACCTGCTGGGCTTCCAGACCGTCACTGACCAGCAGGCGTTCCACGATTACGTCGTGCGCCATGCTCGCGGCACCGTCACCGACGGCAATCACGTGGAGGCTTTCGGGCGCAAGCTGCGCACTGGCGTCTACCGGATCGGCGTGTTTCCCGACGAAATCGCCGAGCAGGCGAAGCGCTACGAAAGCCGGCAGCACGTGCTCGAACTCAAGCAGAGCCTGGAAGGGCGCAAGCTGATCATGAGCGTCGACCGGCTGGACTACTCGAAGGGGCTCGTTGAGCGCTTTCGCGCGTTCGAACATCTGCTGGAGCGTTCGCCGGAATGGCGCGGCAATGTCACACTGGTGCAGATCGCGCCGCCCACGCGCTCGGACGTCGCCACTTACCAGAAGATCCGCCAGGATCTGGAGTACGAAGCGGGGCGTATCAACGGCCGCTATTCAGGCCTCGACTACACGCCGATCCGCTATCTGAACCAGCAGTACGACCGCTGGAAGCTCATGTCGCTCTTTCGCGAGTCGCAGATCGGCTTCGTCACGCCGTTGCATGACGGGATGAATCTCGTCGCCAAGGAATACGTGGCTGCTCAGAATCCCGACGATCCGGGCGTGCTGGTGCTGTCGATTTTCGCGGGCGCGGCGCAGGAGTTGACCGGCGCGCTGCTCGTCAATCCACACGACGCCATCGGCATGTGCGAAGCGTTGCAGCGCGCGTTGCAAATGCCGCTGGATGCGCGGCAGCGTCGTCATGAGATCAACATGGCCGCGCTGCGCCAGAACGACCTCGGTGTCTGGCGCGATACGTTCCTGCACGACCTGCGTAGTGTGCCGGTGCAAAAGCCGGGCAAGGGCGGCGGCCATAAGTAA
- a CDS encoding ankyrin repeat domain-containing protein, whose protein sequence is MRTKSMSNAAFQQISPGRAALVWARHGASRIALVAALACAALASLIASPAQAAPIDSLIKSVKFDDVDGVNKLLAKGMDPNSVDNQGIPLLVLAAREKSDKVGAALLANPKTNIEIQDKAGENAMMMAALNGDIDFVNQLIAKDAEVNKKGWAPLHYAAANGHDDIVKLLLDHSAYVDAGSPNGTTPLMMAARGGHVSTVKLLLDNGADLTVENQIGMTALDFAKAYKEPDVVEGLTARLQQTQQK, encoded by the coding sequence ATGAGAACTAAATCCATGTCGAATGCAGCGTTTCAACAGATTTCCCCGGGGCGTGCCGCGCTGGTATGGGCGCGCCATGGCGCATCACGGATTGCGCTCGTGGCTGCGCTCGCGTGCGCCGCTCTGGCCTCGCTGATCGCGTCGCCGGCTCAGGCCGCGCCAATCGATTCGCTGATCAAGTCGGTCAAGTTCGACGACGTCGACGGCGTCAACAAGCTGCTGGCGAAGGGCATGGACCCGAACAGCGTCGATAACCAGGGCATCCCATTGCTGGTGCTGGCCGCGCGTGAGAAGTCGGACAAGGTCGGCGCCGCCCTGTTGGCAAATCCCAAAACCAATATCGAGATCCAGGACAAAGCGGGCGAGAACGCGATGATGATGGCCGCGCTGAACGGCGACATCGACTTCGTCAACCAACTGATCGCGAAAGACGCCGAGGTCAACAAGAAGGGCTGGGCGCCGCTGCACTACGCTGCCGCCAACGGTCACGACGACATCGTCAAGCTGCTGCTCGACCATTCTGCCTATGTCGACGCAGGTTCGCCGAACGGCACCACGCCGCTGATGATGGCCGCGCGCGGCGGCCACGTATCGACGGTCAAACTGTTGCTGGATAACGGCGCAGATCTCACCGTGGAAAACCAGATCGGCATGACGGCGCTCGACTTCGCAAAGGCATACAAAGAGCCGGACGTGGTCGAAGGGCTGACAGCGCGTTTGCAGCAAACGCAGCAGAAATAG
- a CDS encoding N-acetyltransferase family protein → MSLSYRDATLDDLPAIVAIYNSTVPSRQVTADLEPVSVESRLAWFHAHGPQKRPLWVVDDPQQPGRVIAWLSFSDFYGRPAYLRTAEVSIYLDESARGQGLGKKLLAASLATAPALGIDTVLGFIFGHNDASLRLFRGFGFETWGSLPRVAVLDGVERDLIIVGKRLDADRAA, encoded by the coding sequence ATGAGCCTTTCCTACCGCGATGCCACGCTCGACGATCTGCCCGCGATCGTCGCCATTTACAACTCCACCGTGCCGTCGCGGCAAGTCACGGCGGACCTGGAGCCGGTGAGCGTCGAGAGCCGTCTTGCATGGTTTCATGCGCATGGCCCGCAAAAGCGCCCGCTGTGGGTGGTCGACGATCCGCAGCAGCCCGGCCGCGTGATCGCGTGGCTGAGCTTTTCCGATTTCTACGGACGGCCGGCCTATTTGCGCACCGCCGAAGTCAGCATTTATCTGGACGAAAGCGCGCGCGGCCAGGGTCTGGGCAAGAAGTTGTTGGCGGCCTCGCTCGCGACAGCGCCGGCACTTGGCATCGACACCGTGCTGGGCTTCATCTTCGGCCACAATGACGCGAGCCTGCGCCTCTTCCGCGGCTTCGGTTTCGAGACTTGGGGCTCGCTGCCGCGCGTCGCGGTGCTGGACGGCGTGGAGCGGGATCTGATCATCGTCGGCAAGCGGCTCGACGCCGACCGCGCCGCCTGA
- the tmk gene encoding dTMP kinase, translating into MARGKFITFEGIDGAGKTTHLSWFRERLEEKVARAGRSVVMTREPGGTSLGEQIREIVLHQKMDLETEALLMFALRRQHLAEVIEPALARGDWVLSDRFTDATFAYQGGGRGLPRDKLETLERWVQGGFQPDLTVLFDLAPGIASERRSAARDPDRFESESEAFFDRTRTEYLRRAEEAPYRFAIIDSSQSIIRIQKQLEELIATL; encoded by the coding sequence ATGGCGCGGGGCAAATTCATTACGTTCGAGGGCATCGACGGAGCGGGCAAAACCACTCACCTGAGCTGGTTCCGCGAGCGCCTCGAGGAAAAGGTCGCGCGTGCCGGCCGCTCGGTCGTGATGACGCGTGAGCCGGGTGGCACGTCCCTTGGCGAGCAGATTCGCGAAATCGTGCTGCATCAGAAAATGGACCTGGAAACCGAGGCGCTGCTGATGTTCGCGCTGCGCCGGCAGCATCTGGCCGAGGTTATCGAGCCAGCGCTCGCGCGCGGCGACTGGGTGCTGTCGGACCGTTTCACGGATGCCACTTTCGCCTATCAGGGCGGCGGACGCGGCCTGCCGCGCGACAAGCTGGAAACGCTGGAGCGCTGGGTTCAGGGCGGATTCCAGCCGGATCTGACGGTGTTGTTCGACCTCGCGCCCGGGATCGCCAGCGAACGCCGCAGCGCCGCGCGCGATCCGGACCGTTTCGAGAGTGAATCGGAGGCATTCTTCGATCGTACACGCACCGAGTATCTGCGCCGTGCGGAAGAAGCGCCGTACCGGTTCGCTATCATTGACTCTTCGCAAAGCATCATTCGCATTCAGAAACAGCTTGAAGAACTGATTGCAACGCTTTGA
- a CDS encoding TatD family hydrolase: MFVDSHCHINFEGLADRLPQVLENMRSHAVTHALCVSVDLETLPSVLDIASRHENVYASVGVHPDHEDMREPDLAELIELAQHPKVVAIGETGLDYYRLEGRSIADMEWQRERFRTHIRAAHATRKPLIIHTRSSSEDTLRIMAEERASEPGGVMHCFTEPWAIAEQALAQNFYISLSGIVTFKKAVDVQDVARRVPLDRLLIETDSPYLAPVPYRGKPNEPAYVSYVGRFIAEQREMPDTALAAATTQNFFRLFRIPAPASA, translated from the coding sequence ATGTTTGTCGATTCGCATTGCCATATCAATTTCGAAGGACTCGCCGACCGGCTGCCTCAAGTGCTGGAAAACATGCGCAGCCACGCCGTGACGCACGCGCTGTGCGTGTCGGTCGATCTGGAGACGCTGCCGTCGGTGCTGGACATTGCGAGCCGCCACGAGAACGTCTATGCGTCGGTGGGCGTGCATCCCGATCACGAAGACATGCGCGAGCCAGATCTCGCCGAACTGATCGAACTGGCGCAGCACCCCAAGGTCGTGGCGATCGGCGAAACCGGCCTTGACTATTACCGGCTCGAAGGGCGCTCGATCGCCGACATGGAATGGCAGCGCGAGCGCTTTCGCACGCATATCCGCGCCGCGCATGCCACACGCAAGCCGCTGATCATCCATACGCGCTCGTCGTCCGAGGACACGCTGCGCATCATGGCCGAGGAACGCGCGAGCGAGCCGGGCGGCGTGATGCACTGCTTCACCGAGCCCTGGGCGATCGCCGAGCAGGCGCTCGCGCAGAACTTCTACATATCGCTGTCGGGCATTGTCACCTTCAAGAAAGCGGTGGACGTGCAGGACGTCGCGCGCCGCGTGCCGCTCGACCGTCTGCTGATCGAAACGGACTCGCCGTATCTCGCGCCGGTGCCTTATCGGGGCAAGCCTAATGAACCTGCTTACGTAAGTTATGTCGGACGCTTCATCGCGGAACAACGCGAGATGCCGGACACGGCGCTGGCCGCCGCGACCACGCAAAATTTCTTCCGCCTTTTCCGGATTCCCGCGCCCGCTAGCGCTTGA